From one Drosophila subpulchrella strain 33 F10 #4 breed RU33 chromosome 3L, RU_Dsub_v1.1 Primary Assembly, whole genome shotgun sequence genomic stretch:
- the LOC119553171 gene encoding ral guanine nucleotide dissociation stimulator-like 1 isoform X2: protein MSQNVADSLPTWRLWGEEHDKNAIFTVYLKKVRYHRPTPTASNDSDDEISHLEWETVRVRFVKAATLARLVEALATDDGELESTFINVFLSTYRTFSTPKQVLSLLTQRYDTLHEKHLEEVEQAQQNGQAMDPAYDPHASIHEQHKKTLVSALHVWLDGFPEDWHQDNLQQILTFASKRLKRSDLYIKVVNRLERLLRTAYGNGGGGGGGGSEGNGLSWLSAAGSQQMQQFMIPTHYGSSYDLPDQFNGMYLTPMVHGPIYRGPTHFLQAFRFPHVPVRHFAEQLTRMDSELFKRLIPHQCLGHTWARRDSGGSETVVATINQFNAVLFRVVSSILIDRLKPQERALNISRWIDIAQELRMLKNFSSLKAIISALNSNSIYRLSKIWEVLPKERMEVFTELANICSEDNNAWTLREVLKREGTAKNPDPGRQSDQSDRHLQKLILNLGTQTSHGTIPYLGTFLTDLTMIHTANPDYLTEDKLINFDKKRKEFEVLAQIKLLQGAANTYNLQGDALFDHWFNSMPVFDEREAFELSCRLEPPPPAPRKSVVSTNTSLTNTTASSTASIIGHRKTDSIHSNSSSGAGSQFYCELNSSTSSRHNSLDRDAHHQHASLMSASSSVSNLSLDSSNSGGRQSGKLTHSQSMGNGLKSHGNGTTNGGSPHINAQLVQPSSGTPQSAPDFYIIRVTYETDNIELDGIVLYKSIMLGNNERTPQVIRNAMLKLGLEDDPDRYTLAQVLPDKELVMPKNANVYYAVNTTYNLNFILRPRKEEGVAGS, encoded by the exons CCCACGTGGCGCCTTTGGGGCGAAGAGCATGACAAGAATGCAATTTTCACCGTGTACCTGAAAAAGGTGCGATACCACCGACCCACGCCCACCGCCAGCAAT GACTCGGATGATGAGATTTCCCATTTGGAGTGGGAGACAGTGCGAGTGCGCTTCGTGAAGGCGGCCACATTGGCCCGATTGGTGGAGGCCCTGGCCACCGACGATGGGGAGCTGGAGTCCACCTTCATCAACGTCTTCCTGTCCACCTACCGCACCTTCTCCACGCCCAAGCAGGTGCTGAGTTTGCTGACGCAGCGCTACGATACTCTGCACGAGAAGCACCTGGAGGAGGTGGAGCAGGCGCAGCAGAATGGCCAGGCCATGGATCCCGCCTATGATCCCCATGCGTCCATCCATGAGCAGCACAAGAAAACCCTGGTCTCGGCGCTGCACGTCTGGCTAGATGGATTCCCGGAGGATTGGCATCAGGACAATCTGCAGCAG ATCTTGACCTTTGCCTCCAAGCGACTGAAACGATCCGATCTGTACATTAAGGTGGTTAATCGTCTGGAGCGGCTCCTCCGAACTGCCTATGGAAAtggaggaggaggcggcggTGGTGGCTCAGAGGGCAATGGTCTTTCATGGCTCTCTGCGGCGGGTTCGCAACAGATGCAGCAATTCATGATACCCACGCACTACGGCTCATCGTATGACCTGCCGGATCAGTTCAATGGCATGTATCTCACGCCAATGGTCCATGGGCCCATCTACCGCGGACCCACCCACTTCCTGCAGGCCTTCCGCTTTCCACACGTACCCGTGCGGCACTTTGCCGAGCAATTGACCCGGATGGACTCGGAACTCTTTAAGCGACTGATCCCTCACCAATGCCTCGGGCACACTTGGGCCCGACGGGATAGTGGAGGATCGGAGACTGTGGTGGCCACCATCAACCAGTTCAATGCGGTGCTCTTCAGGGTGGTGTCTAGCATCCTAATCGATCGCCTGAAGCCTCAG GAGCGCGCTCTAAACATTTCACGTTGGATTGATATTGCCCAGGAGCTGCGTATGCTCAAGAACTTTAGTTCGCTCAAGGCCATTATATCTGCCCTTAATTCCAATTCCATATACCGCCTCTCCAAGATCTGGGAAGTGCTGCCTAAAGAAAGG ATGGAAGTCTTTACGGAGCTGGCGAATATTTGCTCAGAGGACAACAATGCGTGGACCCTGAGAGAAGTGTTAAAACGCGAGGGTACAGCCAAGAATCCCGATCCTGGAAGACAGAGTGACCAGAGCGATAGGCACCTTCAGAAGCTCATTCTGAATTTAGGAACTCAGACATCCCACGGAACGATACCCTATCTGGGTACTTTCCTCACCGatctgaccatgatccataCGGCCAATCCGGACTACCTCACCGAGGATAAGCTCATCAACTTCGACAAGAAGCGCAAAGAATTCGAGGTGCTGGCCCAGATAAAGTTGCTACAGGGAGCGGCGAACACTTATAATCTCCAGGGAGATGCCCTGTTTGATCATTGGTTCAACTCGATGCCGGTTTTCGATGAGCGGGAGGCCTTCGAGCTGAGTTGCCGACTGGAACCACCACCGCCGGCGCCCCGCAAATCGGTGGTCAGCACTAACACCTCGTTGACAAACACGACCGCCTCATCGACGGCCTCTATAATAGGCCACCGGAAGACTGACTCCATACACTCCAACTCGAGCAGCGGTGCGGGATCGCAGTTCTACTGCGAACTGAACAGCAGCACCAGCTCCAGGCACAATTCCCTGGACAGAGATGCCCACCATCAACACGCCTCCTTAATGTCCGCCTCGAGTAGTGTGTCCAATCTATCGTTGGATTCCAGTAACTCTGGCGGTCGACAGTCTGGGAAACTGACGCACTCCCAGTCCATGGGAAATGGCCTGAAATCGCATGGGAATGGCACTACGAATGGTGGATCACCCCATATCAACGCCCAGCTGGTGCAGCCATCGAGTGGAACTCCCCAGTCCGCTCCGGATTTCTATATCATCCGGGTTACCTACGAAACGGATAATATCGAGCTGGACGGAATTGTGTTGTACAAGAGCATTATGCTGGGAAATAACGAGCGAACGCCGCAGGTGATACGAAATGCTATGCTAAAATTGGGACTGGAGGATGATCCGGATAGGTATACGCTGGCCCAGGTTCTGCCCGATAAAGAACTGGTAATGCCGAAGAATGCGAATGTCTACTATGCGGTGAACACGACCTACAACCTCAACTTTATCCTGAGACCGCGAAAGGAAGAGGGCGTGGCCGGAAGCTAG